A region from the Candidatus Electrothrix scaldis genome encodes:
- a CDS encoding Na/Pi symporter, translated as MDIPIDFWKLAAGLSIFLYGMFLLEDSVRIMSGKAFRQMIRFYTAGRLRSIGSGALITAILQSSSAVSLMVLAFVGAGVMTMENGIGVMIGANIGTTLTAWIVAAFGFKIKISSMAFPFIACSGLIAIIINPSSKIYQFSRLLIGFGFLLLGLDYMKTSVEAYTQYVDLKALAGYGTWLYLLFGILMTAIMQASAASIAIILTGLHSGLINFEVAAAMVIGANIGTTVTVLLGAVGGMPIKKRVGTSHLFFNVVTGLIAFLALGPLTHVVELFFDTSANAVMGLALFHTLFNIIGALVFLPFIGLMSRFLSRIFPERRAVLTVYLNNTPTEVLDAATDSLRKETLHLFEECQLYTLKTFGIDDKLVFDHALPFEKSLGRRNNNLKDFYANAKLLHGEIIEFYAKLMNAKIEQDEARALEHMIYASRNIMNSMKNVKGLRHDLEEFDSSENKHLNQQYRLFRRRLIGLYHSINSFFEQKEEQEKYRSLLRAIINIEQQDAQFLKTVMKLAAASDINELEISSLLMANRLFSQAGRLQVFALKDLLLQKEGIQEFDHAMDMKELLDEEQGK; from the coding sequence ATGGATATACCTATAGATTTTTGGAAATTGGCAGCAGGTTTGTCTATCTTTCTTTACGGCATGTTTCTTCTGGAGGACTCGGTCAGAATCATGTCCGGCAAGGCCTTCCGCCAGATGATTCGTTTTTATACTGCCGGGCGCCTACGCTCCATAGGCAGCGGTGCTCTTATCACGGCCATCCTCCAATCCAGCTCGGCAGTGTCCCTCATGGTGCTGGCCTTTGTCGGTGCAGGCGTGATGACGATGGAAAACGGCATCGGCGTGATGATTGGCGCCAATATCGGCACAACCCTGACAGCCTGGATTGTGGCGGCATTTGGTTTTAAAATCAAGATCTCAAGCATGGCCTTTCCCTTCATCGCCTGCTCCGGGCTTATTGCCATTATTATTAATCCTTCATCAAAGATTTATCAATTCAGCCGCCTCCTGATCGGCTTCGGTTTTCTCCTGCTCGGGCTTGATTATATGAAGACCAGCGTAGAGGCCTATACCCAGTACGTTGATCTGAAGGCGCTTGCCGGTTACGGAACCTGGCTCTACCTGCTCTTCGGCATCCTCATGACTGCTATCATGCAGGCCAGTGCCGCCTCCATCGCCATCATTCTCACCGGACTCCATAGTGGTCTGATCAACTTCGAGGTTGCAGCAGCTATGGTGATCGGGGCCAATATCGGCACCACGGTCACCGTCCTACTCGGTGCTGTAGGCGGTATGCCGATAAAGAAACGGGTGGGGACCAGCCATCTTTTCTTTAATGTGGTGACAGGTCTTATTGCCTTTCTCGCGTTGGGTCCTTTAACTCATGTGGTCGAGTTGTTTTTTGACACCTCTGCCAATGCGGTCATGGGACTGGCACTCTTTCACACCTTATTCAACATAATAGGCGCACTGGTCTTTCTCCCTTTTATCGGCCTGATGTCACGATTTCTTTCACGGATTTTTCCTGAACGCAGGGCTGTGCTGACCGTCTACCTGAATAACACCCCCACGGAAGTCCTGGATGCAGCTACGGATTCTCTGCGTAAGGAAACCCTGCATCTCTTTGAGGAATGTCAGCTCTACACCCTCAAAACCTTTGGCATTGATGACAAACTGGTTTTTGACCATGCCCTGCCTTTTGAAAAGAGCCTTGGCCGCCGCAATAATAACCTCAAGGATTTTTACGCCAATGCCAAACTCCTGCACGGTGAAATCATTGAGTTCTACGCCAAACTGATGAATGCCAAGATAGAGCAAGACGAGGCAAGGGCCTTAGAACACATGATTTATGCCTCACGTAATATCATGAATTCCATGAAAAACGTCAAAGGACTCAGACATGATCTGGAAGAATTTGATAGCTCAGAGAATAAACATCTCAATCAACAGTACCGCCTGTTCCGGCGTCGCCTTATTGGCCTGTACCACAGCATCAACAGCTTTTTTGAGCAGAAAGAGGAGCAGGAAAAATACCGTTCTCTCCTACGGGCGATCATCAATATTGAGCAACAGGATGCACAGTTCCTTAAAACCGTGATGAAATTGGCCGCAGCCAGTGATATCAACGAGCTGGAAATATCTTCCCTGCTCATGGCTAACCGTCTGTTCAGTCAGGCAGGCCGTCTTCAGGTCTTTGCCCTGAAAGACTTACTGCTGCAGAAAGAGGGGATTCAGGAGTTTGATCATGCTATGGATATGAAGGAACTGCTGGATGAGGAGCAGGGAAAATAG
- the ruvB gene encoding Holliday junction branch migration DNA helicase RuvB — protein MNFEEDLTGKRIVEGEKQIDDALPDLNLRPQRLDEYIGQEQVKQSLKVFIQAARQRGEALDHVLFHGFPGLGKTTLAYIIANEMSAGIKTTSGPVIERSGDLAAILTSLQAGDVLFIDEIHRLNHAVEEILYPAMEDYQLDLIIGQGPGARSVKIDLPRFTLVGATTRTGLLTPPLRDRFGVLLRLEFYSPEELVTIVQRSAGVLGIGIDDAGALELGRRSRGTPRIANRLLRRVRDFSEVGGHAVVTEEVASKALDMLAVDRFGLDEMDRRILLTLIDKFQGGPIGLDTLATAVCEEKTTLEDVYEPFLIQSGFLMRTPRGRMATAAVYEHFGRKVPGGFAQQVNLFE, from the coding sequence ATGAATTTCGAAGAAGATCTCACCGGTAAGCGGATCGTGGAAGGGGAAAAGCAGATTGACGATGCCCTGCCGGATCTCAATCTCCGTCCCCAACGGCTGGATGAATACATCGGTCAGGAGCAGGTGAAGCAGAGTCTGAAAGTGTTTATTCAGGCAGCCCGCCAGCGAGGAGAGGCCTTGGACCATGTGCTCTTCCACGGTTTTCCCGGCCTGGGCAAGACCACCTTGGCTTATATCATCGCCAATGAAATGAGCGCGGGTATCAAGACCACCTCAGGCCCGGTGATTGAGCGCTCCGGTGATCTGGCAGCTATCCTGACCAGTCTCCAGGCTGGCGATGTGCTCTTTATCGACGAGATCCATCGCCTTAACCATGCTGTGGAAGAAATCCTCTACCCGGCTATGGAAGATTATCAGCTGGATTTGATTATCGGTCAGGGGCCAGGTGCCCGTTCAGTCAAGATTGATCTGCCCCGTTTCACCCTGGTCGGCGCCACCACCCGCACCGGTCTGCTTACGCCGCCGCTGCGCGACCGCTTCGGTGTTCTGCTGCGCCTTGAATTTTATAGCCCGGAAGAGCTGGTCACCATTGTTCAGCGTTCAGCAGGAGTCCTTGGTATCGGAATTGATGATGCCGGTGCCTTGGAGCTTGGCCGTCGTTCCAGGGGGACGCCCAGGATTGCTAACCGCCTGCTCCGTCGGGTGCGGGATTTCTCCGAGGTCGGAGGACATGCCGTGGTCACCGAGGAGGTGGCAAGCAAGGCCCTGGATATGTTGGCTGTGGATCGCTTTGGTTTGGATGAGATGGACCGCCGTATCCTCCTCACCCTGATTGATAAATTTCAGGGCGGTCCCATCGGGCTGGATACTCTGGCTACAGCGGTCTGCGAGGAAAAAACCACCTTGGAAGATGTCTACGAACCCTTCCTCATTCAGTCCGGCTTCCTGATGCGTACCCCACGCGGTCGCATGGCCACCGCTGCGGTCTATGAGCATTTCGGGAGAAAGGTGCCGGGTGGTTTTGCCCAGCAGGTGAATCTGTTTGAGTAA
- a CDS encoding histidine phosphatase family protein has protein sequence MEIAILRHGMPEPISEKPITASDFIDWIRRYNESGLSKTSHPSQAASAYAQACNVIVSSTLPRSIDSAKTLDAEKLIISDKQFIEAGLPSANWRLLKMSPNIWAMIFRVLWLLGYANNSESLNEAKQRASQAADTLIQLAREQQKVLFVGHGIFNRLLAKELRNRDWSGPRSPGSTHWSFGVYKQLRSSDEAK, from the coding sequence GTGGAAATAGCAATACTTCGGCACGGTATGCCGGAACCGATTTCAGAAAAGCCAATAACAGCATCCGACTTTATTGACTGGATAAGAAGGTACAACGAATCAGGCTTATCCAAAACTTCGCATCCATCACAAGCTGCATCGGCCTACGCCCAAGCTTGTAACGTTATCGTCAGCAGCACCCTTCCCAGGTCAATTGATTCCGCAAAGACCCTTGATGCGGAAAAACTTATAATATCAGATAAACAGTTCATAGAAGCAGGGCTGCCGTCAGCAAACTGGAGGCTTCTGAAAATGTCACCAAACATTTGGGCGATGATTTTCAGGGTGTTATGGCTGCTTGGTTACGCTAATAATTCAGAGTCCCTCAATGAAGCAAAACAACGGGCATCACAGGCGGCAGATACACTCATTCAATTAGCCCGCGAGCAGCAAAAGGTGCTTTTTGTCGGGCACGGTATATTTAACCGTCTTCTTGCCAAAGAGTTAAGGAATCGAGATTGGTCCGGGCCAAGGAGTCCCGGCTCAACCCATTGGAGCTTCGGCGTATATAAACAGTTACGCAGCTCTGATGAAGCGAAGTGA
- a CDS encoding IS1380 family transposase has product MKSKQNKRSARVSPKKIQINKGAKGVTAQAGLIPAVKFLQKHNVGQLIQETLEHQRGATATYDAVDIIFLPLIAIIGGARSISNIATVWADSVLCRIAGWRLIPDETTFGRLFRTFSYRHINNLEVLNHRLRARMWRKGLRSGKSKVGAAHCLVVDVDSTEKTVYGSQQGAAKGFNPHKRGAKSYHPLLAFCAESKEILQGWLRCGNAYTSNGIVEFTKQLLAHLPNGTRILFRGDSGFFVGALLDLLDQYGHSYLIKVKLKGLVTLLSKQSWEPVPGQAGWEQCIFFHKCTTWSSTRLFVAVRREKPADPAKPATLFEMKEFDYFCYVVSEIADPWQVHKRYGQRATCETWIEEAKNQTALVHIKTEDFWANSVLFQAAILAYNTIRWMALLSGNAVLRRWEPGTIRTFLVRVAGKYTTGGRQQKLFVPERMLYSTQWDDWVAVGLY; this is encoded by the coding sequence ATGAAGTCTAAACAGAATAAACGATCTGCCCGAGTCTCGCCCAAAAAAATACAAATTAATAAAGGAGCAAAAGGGGTTACAGCACAGGCAGGCTTGATTCCTGCCGTAAAGTTCCTGCAAAAACATAATGTTGGCCAGCTTATCCAGGAAACTTTAGAACATCAACGCGGAGCCACCGCCACTTATGATGCAGTTGATATAATATTTCTCCCTTTGATAGCTATTATCGGCGGAGCTCGTTCTATCAGCAATATTGCAACAGTCTGGGCAGATAGCGTACTTTGCCGGATAGCAGGATGGCGGTTAATCCCGGACGAAACAACCTTTGGCCGCCTTTTTCGAACATTCAGCTATCGTCATATCAATAACCTGGAAGTTCTTAATCATCGGTTGCGTGCTCGCATGTGGCGTAAGGGATTGCGATCCGGGAAAAGTAAAGTCGGTGCAGCCCACTGTCTGGTTGTTGATGTGGATTCCACAGAAAAGACGGTATACGGTTCTCAGCAAGGAGCGGCCAAAGGGTTTAATCCACATAAACGCGGTGCAAAATCGTATCATCCTCTGCTTGCATTTTGCGCTGAAAGCAAAGAGATATTGCAAGGGTGGCTTCGATGCGGCAATGCCTATACAAGTAATGGTATTGTCGAGTTTACCAAGCAACTTCTGGCACACCTTCCCAATGGAACCCGGATTTTGTTCAGGGGCGACAGCGGTTTTTTTGTTGGTGCCCTGCTTGATCTTTTGGATCAGTATGGTCATAGTTACCTGATCAAGGTTAAGCTCAAGGGGCTGGTCACCCTTCTGTCCAAACAATCCTGGGAGCCGGTCCCCGGGCAGGCCGGTTGGGAACAATGTATCTTTTTTCATAAATGTACGACCTGGTCTTCGACCCGACTCTTTGTTGCGGTCCGCAGAGAGAAACCGGCTGACCCGGCAAAACCAGCGACCCTGTTTGAGATGAAGGAGTTCGATTACTTCTGTTATGTGGTCAGTGAGATTGCTGATCCATGGCAGGTCCACAAACGATACGGCCAACGAGCAACTTGTGAAACCTGGATTGAGGAAGCAAAAAACCAGACTGCGTTGGTACATATCAAGACAGAAGATTTCTGGGCAAATAGTGTGTTGTTTCAAGCTGCTATTCTGGCATACAACACGATACGATGGATGGCTTTATTGAGCGGTAATGCTGTATTACGTCGCTGGGAGCCAGGTACAATTCGTACATTTCTCGTTCGGGTGGCTGGGAAGTATACTACTGGTGGACGGCAGCAAAAGCTATTTGTTCCCGAACGAATGCTGTATTCCACTCAGTGGGATGACTGGGTGGCGGTGGGGCTGTACTGA
- the ruvA gene encoding Holliday junction branch migration protein RuvA, protein MIASLSGILQHKDPALVILDVHGVGYEVLLSSRTYDKLPPTGEKAFLHILTHVREDAITLYGFTDMEQKKLFLLLTGVSGVGPKLALSILSGIEPAELCNAVNLKDLARLTALSGVGKKTAQRLCMELADKVGGFVGAETASAAGSGTGAPPRSEGFAMQDAASALVNLGYPQETAWQALRSVQQADPEAAAEMKVDELIRNALRSLA, encoded by the coding sequence ATGATAGCAAGCCTCTCTGGAATTCTTCAGCATAAGGACCCTGCCTTGGTCATCCTTGATGTACATGGTGTTGGTTACGAGGTCCTTCTCTCCAGTCGAACCTATGATAAGCTGCCCCCAACTGGGGAAAAGGCCTTTCTACACATCCTCACCCATGTTCGGGAAGATGCCATTACCCTGTATGGCTTCACCGATATGGAGCAGAAGAAGCTTTTCCTACTTCTTACCGGGGTGTCCGGCGTTGGTCCCAAGCTAGCCCTGTCCATCCTTTCCGGTATTGAACCCGCAGAACTCTGCAACGCCGTGAACCTGAAAGACCTGGCCCGACTGACTGCCCTGTCCGGGGTTGGGAAAAAGACGGCTCAGCGCCTCTGCATGGAGCTGGCAGACAAGGTCGGTGGGTTTGTCGGAGCAGAAACGGCCTCAGCAGCCGGTTCCGGCACAGGAGCTCCGCCCCGAAGCGAAGGCTTTGCCATGCAGGATGCCGCCTCGGCCTTGGTGAATTTGGGCTATCCCCAAGAGACGGCCTGGCAGGCCCTACGCTCGGTCCAACAGGCAGATCCAGAGGCTGCCGCCGAGATGAAGGTGGATGAACTTATCCGTAATGCCCTGAGGAGCCTGGCATGA